Part of the Zonotrichia albicollis isolate bZonAlb1 unplaced genomic scaffold, bZonAlb1.hap1 Scaffold_254, whole genome shotgun sequence genome is shown below.
ggctctggcagcactggcagggcccagccctgggcacagggaagcagctgctggcagggacagctccaggcagcagagccctgggcaggcagaggggggaaagtgcccccacgctgtgctgggatatttaaagtcctctccaaacccaagtATTCCATGAGTACTTTttttacagatccccatgccaaggcacagcaaatgtccaacagcagctccatcaggcacttcctcctgctgccattggcagacacgcggcagctgcagctcctgcacttctgcctcttgctgggcatctccctggctgccctcctggccaacggcctcatcatcagcgccgtagcctgcggccaccacctgcacacgcccatgttcttcttcctgctcaacctggccctcagcgacctgggctccatctgcaccactgtccccaaagccatgcacaattccctctgggacaccaggaacatctcctactcaggatgtgctgctcaggtcttcctgattttcttcttcattgcagcagagctttgcctcctgaccatcatgtgctatgaccgctatgtgtccatctgcaaacccctgcactacgggaccctcctgggcagcagagcttgtgcccacatggcagcagctgcctgggccagtgcctttctcaatgctctcatgcacacggccaatacattttccctgcctctcTGTCATGGCAATGCcgtgggccagttcttctgtgaagtCCCACAAATCCTCAAGCTCTCTTGCTCACAATCcaacctcagggaacttgggctaaTTGCTGTTAGTGTGTGTTTAgcatttggctgttttgtgttcatggttttctcTTATGTGCTGATCTTcagggccgtgctgaggatccctactgagcagggacggcacaaagccttttccacctgcctccctcacctggctgtggtcactCTGTTCATCAGCACTTCAttttttgcctacctgaagcccccctccatgtcctccccatccctggatctggccctgtcagttctgtactcggtggtgcctccagccctgaaccccctcatctacagcctgaggaaccaggagctgaagtctgcagtgtggagactgatgactgcaTGCATTCacaaacattaaactgctggccaattacgccaaatcacttgtaataaaagtcttATTTGCTACTTCTTAGTTTCATTATGGAAGctcttcttctttgttttacttttttcatattgtccacaaataaatgtcattccttgtgccatttctcattttgtttctctccaccttccctgtgacCACAGACTCTTTCAATGAGGGGCCGCACACTCGGTGGCTTTAAAGAAACTAAAGTATCTCCCAGAAGACTTTTCTGCaaagatgcccttttgttgcctattatggagctgcagcagcaatgtctgtgtgcagagctggggcagatcagtgctggcccagcagctgtgcccagcaacagcagcacttggtgttgccagtgctgctgccgtggccctgccccgctgtcctggtggccctggtgttgctgcagggcctgagtgctctcggggccgggcacagccctgggggtggcagtgccggggctgcagcagggacaggccatgggcactgctggggcagcgctgacgcctcaggccagggcctgggggctccaggctccttgcccaggctctctcaagaacacagccaggccaatgctcagcacagaaaagccccgtgagcagccccaggctggccgtgggcaggctggaggcaaacagcatggctggggctctgcaagggccctggggcagatgggaaggagcagcagagcaggggctgatccatccccagtgcactgcacagcccagggcagcatcccagagcgtcctgatggagctgccaaaaacatcccccctctgcagccctggcctctcccccagctcacacaggtgccccatccttgcaggcacagacacggcagcactggctcagcagcccctgtttgcattgcacagagcagggggagaaCCTCCATGccgttggtgtggggacatgaacctgagggagcacaaatgccatcagcccctggggccagcaagggctgggggacaccagggaaatcactgagctttgtcctggcctctgcagtcagccagaaagtttgttcccatcagctgggaatttcctgtgccactgcagactcttgttcagagccagggctgcctggcagccaccctctaactgccctgagcatttcctttccattatctttgctttctttacttttccctggaacaaaTTTGTTCTTTTTGCTCATCACAAGGGGCttagaactggacacagcactcgaggttcTGCCCAACCAGTGCGGAGCACatgggaagaatccctgccctgctcctgctggccacaccctcctgatccaggccaggagccattggccttcttgcccacctgggcacactgctgcctcatgtccagcttgctgtccatcagtccctgcaggtccctttctgcctggctgctctccagccactctgtccccagcctgtagtgctgcaggggttgttgtgcccaaagtgcaggacctggcatttggacttgttaaacctcatcttgttggatttgggtcctggatccagcctgtccagggccctgtgcagagccctcctgccctgcagcagatcaacactcccagccAAATTGGTGTCACCagggttccatgaggccccaaagcatcccaatggtctccatgattccatgaggcctcccagtgtcacaaggtccctttggttccatgggaccccttggtgtcacaaattcccttggatccttgggccTCACAGTGTCAGAATGCCACTATGGCCCCCAATGTCCTGCAGTATCTcaatggatccttggttccatggggtgtctgagtgcagcaatgctctccttggttccacagtgtcacaagggCCTCTTGATCCCAATGGCCACCATGGTGTCAAACATCTTTCCTATtttccaggagtccctgaggagcagcattggcctcttggttccatggggccctgcagtgtcacaatggcccatcatgacaccaggttctgctctgtcacaatgctctgcatggttccacaaggccctgcagggtcacagaggcttcttggttccatgaggcctcagagtgccacaatgaattccctggtgctgcagtgtcacaatggagctctggtgacacaagatcctgcagtgtcaccagagacccttggttccacggggcaccacagtgtcacaattgttccctcagttcccagagTCCCTGCAATGGTGCaatggccccttgattccattgtTTCCACGCTCTCCCTGGAaactctccttggttccacagtggcacgatggccccttgcttccacaAGGCcatgcagggtcacagtggcctctgtggttccagcaggacccagactgtcacaatggactccttgcttccattcagccccacagtgtcacaatggccacttggatctgtgctgccatgtcacacacagtgtcaccattGTCCCCTTAGTGCCACCAGGCCCCTTGcttagtgtcacaatggccccttgcttccccagggccctgcagtgtcacaatcatcAGAGAATCAACCAGGCTGCAAAGGACCTTGGAGAGCACCAAGTCCAACCTGGAACGTAACGTCACCTTATCACCCAGACCGTAGCAGcgggtgccacatccagtctttccttaaacacctccagggatggtgactcacttgttcctgatccataggattCCCAGggtttggatgagggaaatggtgggtaAGTGGGGGGGACAAAGCGTTACTGGTCGTCAGCTTTAAAGCTcttgattttaatatttattcagactgcattagaaggtgctgggggtcaatatcaattgggCATTACTGATATTGGtctataaacaggaaaagaaaacttaaCAGGATAAATCAATTCTGtcttcattgttttcaatatAGTTTCTTCAGTTTGAATACACTTCAGAAATGTGTCTTATTAACCACGAAAGAATTGAAAATCTAGAGTATTCCCTGTGGCTTTTCTTGTTCAGGCGTTGTGAACAAATGTTTATGAGCCTTTTCCCGTGAACTCCTGAACTGAAGaggtcaagaaagaagaggcctctgcAGTAGGAAAATTCATCATCCAACCCCAAGTGGCTGAGAACCCATCCCCATCAGGgcagaaatgaacagaaatgggcacagctttgtggctgccccacctttggcatgggccctgggcctggagcaggagcagctcttgagggcaaCAAGGTCACAggtcttgtgctgccctgggcagatgggatggcagcaggggctgcagagctctcagaacctcagcccgaggggagcagggcagccagggagcctcctttggccttggccaagcaccttcccccatggctggggctgagtcctgtggcagctgcagctgctgctgtgcccttgccaggggctgaggccatgggcagtgcccagagcagcctggcctgagcagagctgtggggccagagccagctgggctgggctggggagaggccctggtgctgcccagagctcagggcagctggcagagcttgcagggagccgggctgggctcagagagcctggcccagaaaccatcagtgtccatctcagcctggctgagcgtgcaggggaaggactcaggccaggccttgtggggcagggccagcacctgTGCAAgacattgcaaacaggcaagtggtccagagaggaggctgctctgtgcccttggtggcatggacagagcagagagggggcccaggacatttgccagcaccagcctctgtgcccatgcattggcctgggctgagtttggctgtggcccagctccatcctcctgcagggctcagggcctgttcccagccatggccagccctggctgcctctctgctggcccagaggcaggcagagcccggggcagggctgtctgtgcagccccacaggtgccaggggctctgcaggagctggcagaggctgcccagcagggaggccatggggcacagagccccaaggctgctgtgggcaccacggcacaggggccgttcccagccgcaatgctcctggcctgggctggacctgcacaggggctgggccaccagggctgggccagcacagggccacaaaggtgcccgggaggagaaaggggggggaagagtgcagcctggccggcagagcagcagcacctgtgggagtaccagcattcccgggacagacagagactgaaaacttttaaccctttctttcatgattggggccttgcaaaaatgctaatcctcctcgaagctgaataagaagggagataagagatgagatgagacaaggacctggcccgaagaacgtggagatgattgaatggggagagatgatttggagtggccttttggctggacttttcttgtggccatggactcagttgttcctgtgacacggactgcacttagggggaagcagtggctcaaaaccaggagggttcttcgtgaggaccccccggccccagggggttggaaaaatatgggggggacagatgtcccaaagcagagactgtgcctttttggagtgagacaaggcatccttgaaagacaaccctaagagcagctctggccatgcgtcagtggtgagagcactgggcatggaaggaagatgtcacaagcggcaaaaggactttttccgggcggtgccgaagtgacagggaagcacacgaggtttcagtgtgtttccaggggaagcctatggaacaagaaggactcctttcctcttcatgaactgcagtttgagtatactaaagtgtggggccaaggctgggcagttgatgatttgggagaatgtatcggattgggaaagtcaaatagtggggaggggggaaagtagtttttgtaaggttttcaatttttttttcttttccttatagtctttccctattttcctgtagtttaggtaataaagtgttctttatgtttaagttggagcctgttttgcttattcctggtcacatctcacagcagacaccagggtgaggcattttcatggggggcactggctctgtgccaggctcaaaccatgacaggcacagagccccaaggttgctgtgggcaccacggcacaggggccgttcccagccgcaatgctcctggcctgggctggacctgcacaggggctgggccaccacggctgggccagcacagggccacaaa
Proteins encoded:
- the LOC141727775 gene encoding olfactory receptor 14A16-like, coding for MSNSSSIRHFLLLPLADTRQLQLLHFCLLLGISLAALLANGLIISAVACGHHLHTPMFFFLLNLALSDLGSICTTVPKAMHNSLWDTRNISYSGCAAQVFLIFFFIAAELCLLTIMCYDRYVSICKPLHYGTLLGSRACAHMAAAAWASAFLNALMHTANTFSLPLCHGNAVGQFFCEVPQILKLSCSQSNLRELGLIAVSVCLAFGCFVFMVFSYVLIFRAVLRIPTEQGRHKAFSTCLPHLAVVTLFISTSFFAYLKPPSMSSPSLDLALSVLYSVVPPALNPLIYSLRNQELKSAVWRLMTACIHKH